A genomic segment from Archocentrus centrarchus isolate MPI-CPG fArcCen1 unplaced genomic scaffold, fArcCen1 scaffold_24_ctg1_1, whole genome shotgun sequence encodes:
- the LOC115775829 gene encoding zinc finger protein 239-like: protein MSSTQQDQHGARSQEADKPHRRKGGKQYTCDQCGKDFTWKGNLKRHQLIHTGEKPYTCDQCGEDFTQKGNLKRHQLIHTREKPFSCDLCGKSFSLARHLKTHQLIHSGEKPYSCDQCGEDFTQRCNLKRHQLIHTGEKPFSCDLCGKSFSLAGHLKTHQLIHSGEKPYSCDLCGKSFNRAGSLKKHQLIHSGEKPYSCDQCGRAFTDSNSLKRHQVTHSGIKAYSCDYCGKSFSRIESRNTHLRIHTGHDVYSCDQCGKKFGTDQQLQQHMFTHTEERPQ from the coding sequence gaccaacatggagcgagaagtcaggaggctgacaaacctcacagaaggaagggaggaaaacaatacacctgtgatcagtgtgggaaggattttaccTGGAAGGGTAATCTTAAAAGACATCAactcatccacactggagaaaAGCCgtacacctgtgatcagtgtggggaGGATTTTACCCAGAAGGGTAATCTTAAAAGACATCAACTCATCCACACTCGAgagaagccgttcagctgtgacttgtgtggaaagtcttttagccTGGCTCgacacttaaaaacacaccaactcatccacagtggagagaagccgtatagctgtgatcagtgtggggaGGATTTTACCCAGAGGTGTAATCTAAAAAGACATCAactcatccacactggagagaagccgttcagctgtgacttgtgtggaaagtcttttagccTGGCTGgacacttaaaaacacaccaactcatccacagtggagagaagccgtacagctgtgacttgtgtggaaagtcttttaaccgggctggaagcttaaaaaaacaccaactcatccacagtggagagaaaccgtacagctgtgatcagtgtggcagagctttcACTGACAGTAATAGCTTAAAGCGTCATCAagttacccactctggaattaaggcatacagctgtgactattgtggaaaaagTTTCAGCCGCATAGAGAGCAGAAATacacacctacgcattcacactggacatgatgtgtacagctgtgatcagtgtggcaaaaagtttggaacagaccaACAATTACAACAacacatgtttacccacactgaggagagacctc